In Phreatobacter stygius, a genomic segment contains:
- a CDS encoding UDP-glucose dehydrogenase family protein, translating to MRIAMIGCGYVGLVSGACFADFGHCVTCVDSDAAKVRALREGLIPIHEPGLDALVAKNVADGRLTFSTDLPGSVGTAEAVFIAVGTPSRRGDGYADTSYVYAAAREIAAALKSFVVVISKSTVPVGTSDEVERIIRDVNPAADFAVVANPEFLREGAAIADFKRPDRIVVGTDDIRARDVMSEIYRPLYLNASPVLFTTRRAAELIKYAANAFLAMKITFINEIADLCERAGADVQEVARGIGVDKRIGTKFLHPGPGYGGSCFPKDTLALVKTAQDLNRPLRLIEATVAVNDQRKRAMARKIIDAAEGSVRGKTIAILGLTFKPNTDDMREAPSLAIIQALLDAGARVRAYDPEGMEQARLLLADVTFCTSAYDAAEGASVVTIVTEWDQFRALNFRRLKGCVAAPALVDLRNIYPRDEVLRHGFSYTGVGRGA from the coding sequence TTGCGTATCGCCATGATCGGCTGCGGCTATGTCGGCCTGGTTTCCGGGGCCTGCTTTGCCGATTTCGGACATTGTGTGACCTGCGTCGACAGCGACGCCGCCAAAGTGCGGGCCTTGCGCGAAGGCCTGATCCCGATTCACGAACCGGGCCTCGATGCGCTGGTCGCCAAGAACGTGGCGGACGGCCGCCTGACGTTCTCGACCGACCTGCCGGGGTCGGTCGGCACGGCGGAGGCCGTGTTCATCGCGGTCGGCACGCCGTCGCGGCGGGGCGACGGTTATGCCGACACGTCCTATGTCTATGCGGCGGCGCGCGAGATCGCCGCGGCCTTGAAGAGTTTCGTGGTCGTCATCAGCAAGTCGACGGTGCCGGTGGGCACCAGCGACGAAGTCGAGCGGATCATCCGCGACGTCAATCCGGCAGCGGATTTCGCCGTCGTCGCCAATCCGGAATTCCTGCGCGAAGGGGCGGCGATCGCCGATTTCAAGCGGCCGGACCGCATTGTCGTCGGCACCGACGACATCAGGGCGCGCGACGTGATGAGCGAAATCTACCGGCCGCTCTACCTCAATGCCTCGCCGGTGCTGTTCACCACGCGCCGGGCGGCGGAGCTGATCAAATATGCCGCCAATGCCTTCCTCGCGATGAAGATCACCTTCATCAACGAGATCGCCGATCTGTGCGAGCGCGCCGGCGCCGACGTGCAGGAAGTGGCGCGCGGCATTGGCGTGGACAAACGCATCGGCACCAAGTTTCTCCACCCCGGTCCGGGTTATGGCGGGTCCTGCTTTCCCAAGGATACCCTGGCGCTGGTCAAGACGGCGCAAGACCTCAACAGGCCGCTGCGTCTCATCGAGGCGACGGTGGCGGTCAATGATCAACGCAAACGCGCGATGGCGCGCAAGATCATCGACGCGGCGGAGGGTTCGGTGCGGGGCAAGACGATCGCCATCTTGGGTCTGACCTTCAAACCCAACACCGACGACATGCGCGAGGCGCCGTCGCTGGCGATCATCCAGGCGCTGCTCGATGCCGGCGCGCGGGTGCGGGCCTATGACCCGGAAGGCATGGAGCAGGCCAGGCTGCTCCTGGCGGACGTGACGTTCTGCACCAGCGCCTACGACGCCGCGGAAGGCGCTTCGGTGGTGACCATCGTCACCGAATGGGACCAGTTCCGCGCCCTCAACTTCCGGCGGTTGAAAGGCTGTGTCGCGGCGCCGGCCCTGGTCGACCTGCGCAATATCTATCCGCGCGACGAGGTCCTGCGTCACGGCTTCAGTTATACCGGGGTCGGACGCGGCGCCTGA
- a CDS encoding DegT/DnrJ/EryC1/StrS family aminotransferase has protein sequence MLLVAEPIVGPEEKAALLEVIDSGWLTMGDRVRAFEQAFASQHEAEDSVAVNSCTAALHLILHALGLGPGDEVLVPSLTFVATANSALYVGATPVFVDIESADVPLMSLSDAEARCTPRTKAVILMHFAGCLADRAAWQAFAQRRGLVLIEDAAHAPGLKEVGTYGAAAAFSFYGNKNMTTAEGGAVIARDPALLAAIRQARGHGMTSGTRQRLDSRTPSYDVTMLGFNYRMDELRAAIGLVQLRHLAAWNEIRRGLVARYRRLIADRCPSVAVPFAQPRLSTCHLMPVLLPGPVLRQEVIDHLRADGIQTTIHYPPVHLMSFYRDRDPTVDLPRTEDFAARELTLPLHPRMGPETVEAVVSSLARAVQSSTSVEAVA, from the coding sequence ATGCTTCTGGTCGCCGAACCGATTGTCGGCCCCGAGGAGAAGGCAGCGCTTCTCGAGGTCATCGACAGCGGCTGGCTGACGATGGGCGACCGGGTGCGGGCCTTCGAGCAGGCCTTCGCCAGTCAGCACGAAGCCGAGGACTCGGTCGCGGTCAATTCCTGCACCGCGGCGCTGCATCTCATCCTGCACGCGCTCGGCCTGGGCCCCGGCGACGAGGTTCTCGTGCCCTCGCTGACCTTTGTCGCCACCGCCAACAGCGCGCTCTATGTCGGCGCGACGCCGGTCTTCGTCGACATCGAATCCGCCGACGTTCCGCTGATGTCGCTCAGCGACGCGGAAGCCCGCTGCACGCCGCGCACCAAGGCTGTCATCCTCATGCATTTCGCCGGCTGCCTGGCCGATCGCGCGGCGTGGCAAGCCTTTGCCCAGCGCAGGGGCCTGGTGCTGATCGAAGACGCCGCCCATGCCCCCGGCCTGAAGGAGGTCGGCACCTATGGCGCGGCCGCGGCGTTCAGCTTCTATGGCAACAAGAACATGACCACCGCCGAGGGCGGCGCGGTCATCGCCCGCGATCCGGCGCTGCTCGCGGCGATCCGGCAGGCGCGCGGCCATGGCATGACCAGCGGCACCCGCCAGCGCCTCGACAGCCGCACCCCGAGCTATGACGTGACGATGCTCGGCTTCAACTACCGGATGGACGAGCTGCGGGCCGCGATCGGCCTTGTCCAGCTCCGGCATCTGGCCGCCTGGAACGAAATCCGCCGCGGCCTGGTCGCCCGCTATCGCCGGCTGATCGCCGACCGCTGCCCATCGGTGGCGGTGCCCTTCGCCCAGCCGAGGCTGTCGACCTGCCACCTGATGCCGGTGCTGCTGCCCGGACCTGTCCTACGCCAGGAGGTCATCGATCACCTGCGCGCCGACGGCATTCAGACCACCATCCACTACCCGCCGGTTCACCTGATGTCGTTCTATCGGGACCGCGACCCGACCGTCGACCTGCCGCGAACCGAAGATTTCGCCGCGCGCGAGCTGACACTGCCGCTGCATCCCCGGATGGGTCCGGAAACCGTCGAAGCGGTGGTGTCGAGCCTGGCCCGCGCCGTTCAGTCCAGCACGTCAGTGGAGGCTGTCGCATGA
- a CDS encoding SDR family NAD(P)-dependent oxidoreductase, with translation MSYTGMKVLVTGADGFIGSHLTEVLVRHGAKVTALALYNSFDSHGWLDDVSEATRSQLNLIRGDVRDAAFVGRIVQDQEVVFHLAALIAIPHSYAAAQSYVETNVLGTLNVLEAARQCGTERVVHTSTSEVYGTAQTMPISETHPLQGQSPYSASKIGADMMAEAFARSFGLPAVILRPFNTFGPRQSERAIIPTIVRQALDPSCTAIMVGDTTPIRDLTFVDDTVAAFLAAGSTPAIEYGRAYNAGSQRAVTVADLIELIRGLTSCTKPVKQDETRMRPVNSEVRALLADCSRFRRETGWRPQTSLRDGLERTIAWWRTRVSEGRVRRQKDFIT, from the coding sequence ATGAGCTACACTGGCATGAAGGTTCTCGTCACCGGTGCCGATGGCTTCATCGGGTCGCATCTGACCGAGGTGCTCGTTCGCCACGGGGCCAAGGTGACGGCGCTTGCCCTGTACAATTCCTTTGATAGCCACGGCTGGCTGGACGACGTGTCGGAAGCGACCAGAAGCCAGCTCAATCTCATCCGGGGCGACGTCCGGGATGCCGCTTTCGTGGGCCGCATCGTGCAGGACCAGGAGGTGGTGTTCCACCTGGCCGCCCTGATCGCGATCCCGCATTCTTATGCCGCCGCCCAGTCCTATGTGGAGACCAACGTCCTCGGGACGCTGAACGTGCTCGAGGCGGCGCGCCAATGCGGAACGGAGCGGGTCGTCCACACGTCGACCAGCGAGGTCTACGGGACCGCGCAGACCATGCCGATCAGCGAGACCCACCCGCTCCAGGGACAATCGCCCTATTCGGCATCCAAGATCGGCGCGGACATGATGGCGGAGGCTTTCGCCCGCTCGTTCGGCCTGCCCGCCGTCATCCTCAGGCCCTTCAATACCTTCGGTCCGCGGCAGAGCGAAAGGGCCATCATCCCGACCATCGTGCGCCAGGCGCTCGATCCGTCCTGCACCGCGATCATGGTCGGCGACACCACACCGATCCGGGATCTCACTTTCGTCGACGACACGGTCGCCGCCTTCCTGGCGGCCGGCAGCACCCCGGCCATCGAGTATGGGCGCGCCTATAATGCCGGCAGCCAGCGCGCGGTGACGGTTGCCGACCTGATCGAGCTCATTCGCGGGCTGACATCCTGCACCAAGCCGGTGAAGCAGGACGAGACGCGGATGCGGCCGGTGAACTCCGAGGTCCGGGCGCTGCTGGCCGATTGCAGCCGGTTCCGGCGCGAAACCGGATGGCGCCCCCAGACGAGCCTGCGCGACGGTCTCGAGCGGACGATCGCCTGGTGGCGCACACGCGTGTCGGAGGGCCGGGTTCGTCGTCAGAAGGACTTCATCACATGA
- a CDS encoding helix-turn-helix transcriptional regulator, producing MLDRIGCGYLLLEAGRRVVEANATARAILEREAGAVRPLDDLSRAFRRLIERAPARPLLGALSWVVISDKDDAPLILNQPAEDLPDGHSIVMLLDLNAHLEPNPSMLQRMFGLTAAETRLALQLARGVVPAEIARRRCLSRTTVRSQLASVFAKTQTRRQAELVTLLARIAVLP from the coding sequence ATGCTGGACCGTATCGGCTGCGGCTATCTGTTGCTCGAAGCGGGCAGGCGGGTGGTCGAAGCGAACGCCACCGCCCGCGCCATTCTGGAGCGTGAGGCGGGTGCCGTGCGGCCGCTTGACGATCTCTCCCGCGCCTTCAGGCGGCTGATCGAGCGCGCACCGGCCCGGCCATTGCTCGGGGCGCTGTCCTGGGTGGTCATTTCCGACAAGGACGACGCGCCGCTGATCCTGAACCAGCCGGCGGAAGACCTGCCGGACGGCCACAGCATCGTCATGCTGCTCGATCTCAACGCTCATCTCGAGCCCAATCCCTCGATGCTGCAGCGGATGTTCGGCCTGACCGCGGCCGAGACGCGTCTGGCGCTTCAGCTGGCAAGGGGCGTCGTTCCGGCCGAGATCGCGCGCCGGCGGTGTCTCAGCCGGACAACGGTCCGTTCCCAATTGGCGTCGGTCTTCGCCAAGACACAGACCAGGCGACAGGCGGAACTGGTGACGCTGCTCGCCCGCATCGCGGTTTTACCCTGA
- a CDS encoding GFA family protein — translation MDRVTGGCLCGNVRFVASGRPYRVGLCHCLDCRKHHGALFHASAVFPQDAVTIAGETRDYAGRHFCPRCGSTIFGRSADEIEVNLGSLDAPDQLMPTYESWIVRRESWLPPFPLTRRYDGDRDATSRFEE, via the coding sequence ATGGATCGTGTCACCGGCGGTTGCCTGTGCGGCAATGTCCGATTTGTGGCGTCGGGACGACCCTACCGGGTCGGCCTCTGTCACTGTCTCGACTGCCGCAAGCATCATGGGGCGCTTTTTCACGCCTCCGCGGTGTTTCCTCAGGATGCGGTGACGATCGCCGGCGAGACACGCGATTATGCCGGGCGGCATTTCTGTCCGCGCTGCGGCTCGACCATTTTCGGACGCAGCGCCGACGAAATCGAAGTGAACCTGGGGTCGCTGGACGCCCCTGACCAACTGATGCCGACCTACGAAAGCTGGATCGTCCGTCGCGAGTCCTGGTTGCCGCCGTTTCCGCTGACCAGACGATATGACGGTGATCGTGACGCCACGAGCCGCTTTGAGGAGTAG
- a CDS encoding sugar transferase has translation MKVRSISVDRPQVALASGATASRCLDILVATTALLLFGPLMLVIAVAIWLEGGRPILFSQLRLGRGGQPFRMYKFRKFSATCGVTGCPLTVAQDNRLTSIGRFLAASKLDELPQLWNVLRGDMAVVGPRPESLAFADCFRNGFERVLDHKPGLLGPCQIQFRNECRLYPTDADPASFYRDVLFPAKARLDLAYFPHRTLISDIGWIIRGVFAVLGWAPRGGTGVAQAQNWQAERP, from the coding sequence ATGAAGGTCCGTTCCATAAGCGTCGACCGCCCTCAGGTCGCCCTCGCCTCGGGGGCGACGGCAAGCCGTTGCCTCGACATCCTCGTCGCGACGACGGCGCTCCTGCTGTTCGGCCCGCTGATGCTGGTCATCGCTGTCGCGATATGGCTCGAAGGCGGCCGGCCGATCCTGTTCTCGCAGCTTCGCCTCGGCCGCGGCGGGCAGCCCTTCCGCATGTACAAGTTCCGCAAGTTCAGCGCGACATGCGGCGTCACCGGCTGTCCCTTGACCGTGGCGCAGGACAACCGGCTGACCTCGATCGGGCGGTTTCTCGCGGCCAGCAAGCTCGACGAGTTGCCCCAGCTGTGGAATGTGCTGAGGGGCGATATGGCGGTGGTCGGGCCGCGGCCCGAATCGCTGGCCTTCGCCGATTGCTTCCGCAACGGCTTCGAACGCGTTCTGGATCACAAGCCCGGGCTGCTCGGCCCGTGCCAGATCCAGTTCCGCAACGAGTGCCGGCTCTATCCGACCGACGCCGACCCGGCCAGCTTCTACCGGGATGTGCTGTTCCCGGCCAAGGCGCGCCTGGATCTCGCCTATTTCCCGCATCGCACCCTCATCTCCGACATCGGCTGGATCATTCGCGGAGTGTTTGCGGTGCTGGGCTGGGCGCCGCGGGGCGGCACCGGCGTCGCCCAAGCCCAGAACTGGCAAGCCGAGCGCCCCTGA
- a CDS encoding polysaccharide biosynthesis/export family protein: MTRHRHMLTRPWALAASVLLIGGLGCGARAETTYRLSPGDIVEIGLAGMTEQRHRAVIQLDGTIALPSVGSVAVAGLTSAELQTRMENLLPTKVFRRRTPDGREQILIVKPEDVTTSVAEYRPIYVTGDVLTPGQQTYRPLMTIRQAVTTAGGYSLLRSRATQAGTDPADLRRDHDLLWTDYIREYFRVLRTHAELAGQDTFDQTPPRNAPLPETLIAAIGQAEAEALRVAQADYRLEQSFLDRAAKETDEQIVVLQLREQEEERGVQADMHELDRVNRLFGSGNLVSPRVTESRRSLLLSSSRRLETTVQLMRARRQVDEYRRQLERLTNQRQVTLQLLLRDLNVRLADLGVRIQAVSEKLRPLGGVSTIPAVGARLRSEVAIMRKIGEQWQRLPSPEDAEVQPGDVIEVAFRDEATAASAVH; this comes from the coding sequence ATGACCCGCCACAGACATATGCTGACGCGTCCCTGGGCCCTCGCGGCGAGTGTCCTGCTGATCGGCGGGCTCGGCTGCGGCGCGCGCGCCGAGACGACCTACCGGTTGTCGCCGGGCGATATCGTCGAGATCGGCCTGGCCGGAATGACCGAGCAGCGCCATCGCGCGGTGATCCAGCTGGACGGCACGATCGCCCTCCCCTCGGTCGGTTCGGTCGCGGTGGCCGGGCTCACGTCGGCGGAGCTGCAGACCCGCATGGAGAACCTGCTGCCGACCAAGGTGTTCCGCCGCCGCACGCCCGACGGGCGCGAGCAGATCCTGATCGTCAAGCCGGAGGACGTCACCACCTCGGTCGCCGAATACCGGCCGATCTATGTCACCGGCGACGTGCTGACGCCCGGCCAGCAGACCTACCGGCCCTTGATGACCATCCGGCAGGCCGTGACGACCGCCGGCGGATACAGCCTGCTGCGCTCGCGCGCCACCCAGGCCGGCACCGATCCGGCCGACTTGCGGCGCGACCACGACTTGCTCTGGACCGACTATATCAGGGAGTATTTTCGCGTTCTGCGCACCCATGCCGAGCTGGCCGGCCAGGATACCTTCGACCAGACCCCGCCGAGAAACGCGCCCTTGCCTGAAACACTGATCGCCGCGATCGGCCAGGCCGAGGCGGAGGCGCTCCGGGTCGCGCAGGCCGACTACCGGTTGGAGCAGAGCTTCCTGGACCGGGCCGCCAAGGAAACCGACGAGCAGATCGTCGTGCTCCAGCTCCGCGAACAGGAAGAGGAACGAGGCGTTCAGGCCGACATGCACGAGCTGGACCGGGTCAACCGGCTGTTCGGCAGCGGCAACCTGGTCAGCCCCCGGGTGACCGAAAGCCGGCGCTCCCTGCTGTTGTCCTCCTCCCGTCGCCTGGAAACCACCGTGCAGCTGATGCGGGCGCGCCGGCAGGTCGATGAATATCGCCGCCAGCTGGAACGGCTGACCAACCAGCGGCAGGTCACCCTGCAGCTCCTGTTGAGGGACCTGAACGTGCGCCTCGCGGATCTCGGCGTCCGGATTCAGGCGGTCAGCGAGAAGCTCCGTCCGCTGGGCGGCGTCAGCACGATACCCGCGGTCGGCGCCAGGCTTCGCTCGGAAGTCGCCATCATGCGCAAGATCGGCGAGCAGTGGCAGCGGCTGCCGAGCCCGGAGGATGCCGAGGTGCAGCCGGGCGATGTGATCGAGGTGGCGTTCCGCGACGAGGCGACCGCGGCCTCCGCCGTCCACTGA
- a CDS encoding nucleotidyltransferase family protein, with product MKAVIQCGGRGTRLRPYTAVLPKPLMPIGSRPVLELLLKWLRRNGIQEVFITTGYLGHLIRSFCGDGSQWNLKINYTQEVEPLGTIGPLAPLREHLDSTFLVLNGDVLTDISLSQFVSCHRRYPGPVTIATTTRTTKMDFGVIEQVDDRVVSFLEKPSLPHLVSMGLYCMDPEVFDLIPSGIPYGFDDLMFQMLENGTPVHVFKHQGLWLDIGRVDDFHKAQDIAWDEQSLVIEPQAAA from the coding sequence ATGAAGGCTGTGATCCAATGCGGCGGCCGGGGCACTCGCCTGCGTCCCTATACGGCTGTCCTCCCGAAACCGCTCATGCCGATCGGATCCAGGCCGGTCCTGGAGCTGCTGCTCAAGTGGCTCCGGCGCAACGGCATCCAGGAGGTCTTCATCACCACTGGCTATCTCGGCCATCTCATCCGCAGCTTCTGTGGCGACGGCAGCCAATGGAATCTGAAGATCAACTACACCCAGGAGGTGGAGCCGCTCGGCACGATCGGTCCGCTCGCGCCGCTGCGCGAGCACCTGGACAGCACCTTCCTCGTCCTCAACGGCGACGTCCTGACCGACATCAGCCTCAGCCAGTTCGTCAGCTGCCATCGCCGCTATCCGGGGCCCGTGACCATCGCGACGACCACCCGGACCACCAAGATGGACTTCGGCGTGATCGAGCAGGTCGACGACCGGGTCGTCAGCTTCCTGGAGAAACCGTCGCTGCCGCACCTGGTCAGCATGGGTCTCTATTGCATGGACCCGGAGGTGTTCGACCTCATCCCCTCGGGAATCCCCTACGGTTTCGATGATCTGATGTTCCAGATGCTCGAAAACGGCACGCCGGTGCATGTCTTCAAGCACCAGGGCCTCTGGCTCGACATTGGCCGGGTCGACGATTTCCACAAGGCCCAGGACATCGCCTGGGACGAGCAGTCGCTGGTCATCGAACCTCAGGCAGCCGCCTGA